The Candidatus Koribacter versatilis Ellin345 genome has a segment encoding these proteins:
- a CDS encoding 4a-hydroxytetrahydrobiopterin dehydratase, which yields MSKTLTDPELQTALGSLHGWAKNGIAIERKYEFKDFLEAMKFVNKVADAAEAAGHHPDIQIVYSRVTLQLTSHDSGGVTHRDIKMAGRLNEIHP from the coding sequence ATGAGCAAGACGCTGACCGACCCGGAGCTCCAAACCGCGCTTGGGTCGCTGCATGGCTGGGCGAAAAACGGCATCGCCATCGAGCGGAAGTACGAATTTAAGGACTTCTTGGAAGCCATGAAGTTCGTAAACAAAGTCGCGGACGCCGCCGAGGCGGCCGGCCATCATCCTGACATCCAGATCGTCTATAGCCGGGTGACCTTGCAACTGACGTCCCACGATTCGGGCGGTGTCACGCATCGGGACATAAAGATGGCGGGCAGACTTAACGAAATCCACCCGTAA
- a CDS encoding SIMPL domain-containing protein encodes MYRKIWAGIVSGIALFSIATFAQDRPTVTAVQNSIYVGADGRYEANPDTALVQFNIGAQGDQIKPAYDRATRAAEQVRQILKTNGIDVKDAEIGFFSVAPMYDWKNPKQKVVGYKVSSSIKVKLRDFSKVGAMAEAFGDMDVTENQSISYILQDTEAAKTKAAEDAFRRAKNEAAAVAETAGRQLGELSYASIDTTDIMPIRMMQASPMMAQARMGAPMAAPTADFTPQTIQVTAHVNAMFALR; translated from the coding sequence ATGTACCGAAAGATTTGGGCTGGGATTGTTTCTGGGATTGCACTGTTTTCCATCGCGACGTTCGCGCAAGATCGGCCTACGGTCACGGCCGTGCAAAATTCCATCTATGTAGGCGCGGACGGCAGGTATGAAGCCAATCCCGATACTGCGCTGGTGCAATTCAACATTGGAGCGCAAGGGGACCAGATCAAACCAGCCTACGATCGCGCCACCCGCGCGGCGGAACAGGTGCGGCAGATCCTGAAGACAAACGGCATTGATGTGAAAGACGCGGAGATCGGGTTCTTCTCGGTGGCGCCGATGTACGACTGGAAAAATCCTAAGCAGAAAGTCGTCGGCTACAAAGTGAGCAGCAGCATCAAGGTCAAGCTGCGCGACTTCAGCAAAGTCGGCGCCATGGCCGAGGCCTTCGGCGACATGGATGTGACGGAGAACCAGTCCATCAGCTACATCCTGCAAGATACCGAGGCCGCAAAAACGAAAGCAGCAGAAGACGCGTTCCGTCGCGCGAAGAATGAAGCCGCTGCGGTGGCCGAGACGGCGGGACGACAACTCGGCGAATTATCCTACGCGTCAATTGATACGACGGATATCATGCCCATCCGCATGATGCAGGCATCGCCCATGATGGCGCAGGCGAGAATGGGAGCGCCCATGGCCGCGCCAACTGCGGACTTCACGCCGCAGACGATCCAAGTTACCGCCCACGTCAACGCGATGTTCGCGCTACGCTAG
- a CDS encoding B12-binding domain-containing radical SAM protein has protein sequence MPDSAGILPLPLFSSSLKRDTSRPVMLIGFQHQGNLGLGYLASTLREHGYSVLTCDFEAETSEIIESARQSKPMIVGFSLIFQFYIRKFDALMQALRAAGVDCHFTIGGHFPSLSHEETLRMLPELDSVVRFEGEMTLLELADVIGTGRDWHDLQGIAYRGTTGVVTNPMRSLVDDLDSLPYPERNFEPEKALGRKALPLLASRGCARTCSFCSIQTFYRTAPGKIVRTRKPAKVIEEMQAMHEERGISIFLFQDDDFPLFGPVWRRWAYDFVDCMHRSGLAQRVIWKINCRADAVEPEIFTAMRDAGLYLVYMGLESGNEEGLKTLHKQVSVEQNIRAVEMLKQVGLLFEFGFMMFDPGSTLESIKQNLRFLRTILNDGCAAAVFCRMLPYDGTPIKDELERAGRLLGDVCAPSYDFLDPRVSKMYNSLSQIVDVWGWIHGYRALSPQLNWAWNEVAIMERLYPGIDGLEEYRRRLAAVTKKSNDVLFSVMDNLLEVAEFDAAERWDNARLDALRREFLEELLRERDAFVEHNQSTMLRVLRAQPVQEAASA, from the coding sequence ATGCCTGATAGCGCCGGAATTCTGCCGTTGCCACTCTTCTCGTCTTCATTGAAGCGAGACACGAGCCGTCCTGTGATGTTGATTGGCTTCCAGCACCAGGGAAACCTGGGCTTAGGCTACCTCGCGTCAACCCTGCGCGAGCACGGCTATAGCGTACTGACCTGCGACTTCGAGGCAGAGACGAGCGAGATCATCGAGTCGGCGCGGCAGAGCAAGCCGATGATTGTTGGCTTTTCCCTCATATTTCAGTTCTATATTCGCAAGTTCGACGCTCTAATGCAGGCGTTGCGCGCGGCCGGCGTCGATTGCCACTTCACCATCGGCGGACACTTCCCCAGCTTGAGTCACGAGGAGACGCTGCGCATGTTGCCGGAACTGGACAGCGTAGTGCGCTTCGAGGGCGAGATGACGCTGCTGGAACTCGCCGACGTGATTGGCACAGGACGCGACTGGCATGACCTCCAGGGAATTGCCTATCGCGGAACGACCGGTGTTGTCACCAACCCGATGCGTTCGTTAGTGGATGATCTCGATTCCCTCCCCTATCCCGAACGAAACTTTGAGCCGGAGAAAGCGCTGGGACGCAAAGCCCTGCCGCTGCTGGCCAGCCGCGGATGTGCCCGTACTTGCTCCTTCTGCTCCATCCAGACGTTCTACCGCACCGCGCCAGGAAAGATCGTCCGCACGCGCAAGCCGGCGAAAGTGATCGAAGAAATGCAAGCGATGCACGAAGAGCGCGGCATCTCCATCTTCCTCTTCCAGGATGACGACTTCCCTCTTTTCGGACCGGTGTGGCGGCGCTGGGCTTACGACTTCGTAGATTGCATGCACCGCAGTGGTCTCGCGCAGCGCGTAATCTGGAAGATCAACTGCCGTGCCGATGCCGTAGAACCCGAGATCTTCACCGCGATGCGCGACGCAGGCCTGTACCTGGTCTACATGGGGCTTGAGTCCGGCAACGAAGAAGGACTGAAGACACTGCACAAGCAAGTGTCGGTGGAGCAAAACATCCGCGCCGTCGAAATGCTCAAGCAGGTCGGCCTGCTCTTCGAGTTCGGCTTCATGATGTTCGATCCGGGCAGCACCTTGGAGTCGATCAAGCAGAACCTGCGTTTCCTGCGCACGATCTTGAACGACGGCTGCGCCGCCGCAGTCTTCTGTCGCATGCTTCCCTACGACGGCACACCGATCAAGGACGAACTGGAACGCGCTGGCCGGCTGCTTGGAGATGTCTGCGCACCATCGTATGACTTCCTCGATCCGAGAGTTTCAAAGATGTATAACTCGCTGTCGCAGATCGTGGATGTCTGGGGATGGATCCATGGGTATCGAGCACTCTCGCCGCAATTGAACTGGGCTTGGAACGAGGTCGCCATCATGGAGCGGCTGTATCCGGGAATCGACGGGCTGGAAGAGTATCGACGGAGGCTCGCTGCAGTTACGAAGAAGAGTAACGATGTCCTCTTCTCGGTGATGGACAACCTGCTCGAAGTGGCAGAATTCGATGCCGCCGAGCGCTGGGACAACGCGCGCCTTGACGCTCTACGAAGAGAGTTCCTGGAAGAACTGCTGCGCGAGCGCGATGCGTTCGTGGAGCACAACCAGTCGACAATGTTGCGTGTGCTACGAGCGCAACCAGTGCAAGAGGCGGCGTCAGCTTAA
- a CDS encoding CoA-binding protein, with protein MRHPTIMSTDPIAELLKSAKTIAVVGLSDNPMKPSYGVSQYMQSHGYRIIPVNPQVSEALGEKSYASLLDIPEKIDIVDVFRRPDAVPEIVDQAIQLKVPALWLQETVVHEEAAQKARDAGIFVVMDECILKEHRKRMR; from the coding sequence TTGCGACATCCAACCATCATGTCCACCGATCCGATTGCCGAACTCCTGAAGTCCGCCAAGACCATCGCTGTTGTCGGCCTCTCCGACAATCCCATGAAGCCTAGCTATGGGGTCTCGCAGTACATGCAGTCGCACGGCTACAGGATCATTCCAGTCAATCCGCAGGTGTCTGAGGCCCTCGGCGAGAAGTCGTACGCGTCGTTGCTCGATATTCCGGAAAAGATTGATATCGTGGATGTCTTCCGGCGTCCTGATGCCGTGCCCGAAATCGTGGACCAAGCGATCCAGCTGAAAGTTCCAGCGCTGTGGCTCCAGGAAACAGTCGTCCACGAAGAAGCCGCGCAGAAGGCCCGCGACGCCGGGATTTTCGTCGTGATGGACGAGTGCATCCTGAAAGAGCACCGCAAACGAATGCGTTAA
- a CDS encoding HD domain-containing protein yields the protein MLFLSMPPAAPNQPFGPKFDEALLLAHDLHRHDIRKGTGRPYISHLLGVCSLVVDYGGDEEMAIAALLHDAVEDHGGRPMLEQIRERFGDRVAHIVDGCTDSYVLDASQKEPWLQRKQEYLARIVHEDTDTRLVSAADKLYNARTIVRDLRLEGLTALDRFNGGRKNTVWYYDELVHAYRHAGTNDLVEELANVVDEMKRLTGYNRPAEMPRIASQEPC from the coding sequence TTGTTATTCTTGTCCATGCCGCCCGCCGCTCCCAACCAACCCTTCGGACCGAAGTTTGACGAGGCCCTCCTCCTCGCGCACGATCTTCATCGTCACGACATCCGCAAAGGCACCGGACGCCCCTACATCTCTCATCTCCTCGGCGTCTGCTCGCTCGTGGTTGATTACGGTGGCGACGAGGAAATGGCCATCGCCGCTCTCCTTCATGACGCGGTCGAAGACCACGGGGGCCGGCCCATGCTGGAGCAAATTCGCGAACGCTTTGGGGATCGCGTAGCGCACATCGTCGACGGCTGCACCGATAGTTACGTTCTCGACGCTTCGCAGAAAGAGCCGTGGTTGCAGCGCAAGCAGGAGTACCTGGCGCGCATCGTCCATGAAGACACCGACACTCGCCTCGTTTCCGCCGCAGACAAGCTTTACAACGCGCGCACCATTGTCCGTGACCTTCGCCTCGAAGGCCTCACCGCGCTCGACCGCTTCAACGGCGGTCGCAAGAACACCGTTTGGTACTACGACGAACTCGTCCATGCCTACCGCCATGCCGGCACCAACGACCTCGTCGAAGAGCTGGCAAATGTTGTGGATGAGATGAAGCGGCTCACAGGCTACAATCGTCCCGCAGAGATGCCTCGAATCGCCAGCCAGGAGCCGTGTTAG
- the prfB gene encoding peptide chain release factor 2 (programmed frameshift) — MFEELEQEYVELSKKVRELKEYLDAPRLRTQLAEVEKEAADPNLWGNPENSQRVMRERKRLEDALATDKDLSRRTDDITAYFDLAKEGEDITADLRREMDQLRDIVEKLETETLLSGDSDRLSAIVTIHPGAGGTESQDWAEMLLRMYLRWAERQGFETTVNDYQPGEEAGLKSVTITVAGQDAYGLLTSEIGVHRLVRISPFDQAKRRHTSFASVFVSPEIDESIEVIVKPDDIRTDTYRSGGKGGQHVNTTDSAVRITHFPTGIVVSCQNERSQHKNRERAMKILRSKIYEYELEKKRAASQKVEDSKLDIDFGSQIRSYVLHPYRMVKDHRTKFEVGDPDRVLDGDLKGFIRAYLLMRRSESKGGDSAQSA; from the exons ATGTTTGAGGAACTCGAGCAGGAATACGTCGAGCTAAGCAAGAAAGTCCGTGAGCTGAAGGAGTATCTT GACGCTCCCCGGCTCCGCACGCAGTTGGCGGAAGTAGAAAAAGAAGCTGCCGATCCCAACCTCTGGGGCAATCCTGAAAATTCTCAGCGTGTAATGCGCGAACGCAAGCGCCTGGAAGACGCGCTCGCCACCGACAAAGACCTCAGCCGCCGCACGGATGACATCACCGCCTACTTCGACCTCGCGAAAGAAGGCGAAGACATCACCGCCGATCTTCGCCGCGAAATGGACCAGCTCCGCGACATCGTCGAGAAGCTCGAAACCGAAACGCTGCTCAGCGGCGACAGCGATCGCCTCAGCGCCATCGTCACCATCCATCCCGGTGCAGGCGGCACCGAGTCGCAGGACTGGGCCGAAATGCTGCTCCGCATGTATCTGCGCTGGGCTGAGCGCCAAGGCTTTGAAACGACCGTCAACGACTACCAGCCCGGTGAAGAAGCCGGGCTGAAGTCGGTCACAATTACCGTCGCAGGGCAGGACGCCTACGGGCTTCTGACCAGCGAAATCGGTGTGCATCGGCTGGTGCGGATTTCGCCGTTCGATCAGGCGAAGCGCCGTCATACCTCGTTCGCCAGTGTCTTCGTCTCGCCGGAAATCGACGAGAGTATTGAAGTGATCGTCAAACCGGACGACATCCGTACTGACACTTACCGCTCCGGCGGCAAGGGCGGCCAGCACGTCAATACCACCGACTCAGCCGTCCGTATCACGCACTTCCCGACGGGCATCGTAGTGAGCTGTCAGAACGAGCGTTCGCAGCATAAGAACCGCGAACGCGCGATGAAGATCCTTCGCTCGAAGATCTACGAATACGAGTTGGAAAAGAAGCGCGCCGCCTCGCAGAAAGTCGAAGACTCCAAGCTCGACATCGACTTCGGCTCGCAGATTCGTTCGTACGTCCTGCACCCGTATCGCATGGTGAAGGACCATCGAACGAAGTTCGAAGTTGGCGATCCCGATCGCGTTCTAGACGGCGACCTGAAGGGCTTCATTCGCGCTTACCTCCTCATGCGCCGTTCGGAGTCCAAGGGCGGAGACTCAGCGCAATCCGCTTAG